Proteins encoded by one window of uncultured Draconibacterium sp.:
- a CDS encoding BlaI/MecI/CopY family transcriptional regulator, with translation MKTLTKAEEQVMHILWSLQEGVVKQVVDGFGEDKPAYTTVATVLNVLEKKGFVTHKKIGNTNLFSPAVSKTDYTKVQFSSLLKNYFNGSFPKMATFFAKENNLGMEELEEMLKLTENELNKEKKE, from the coding sequence ATGAAGACATTAACAAAAGCAGAAGAACAGGTAATGCATATTCTCTGGAGTTTGCAAGAAGGAGTTGTTAAGCAAGTAGTTGACGGATTTGGCGAGGACAAACCGGCTTACACCACCGTGGCAACTGTTTTAAATGTGCTGGAAAAAAAGGGATTTGTTACCCACAAAAAGATTGGCAATACGAATCTTTTTTCGCCTGCCGTTAGTAAAACGGATTATACAAAAGTGCAGTTTTCATCTTTATTGAAAAACTATTTCAACGGTTCGTTCCCGAAAATGGCCACCTTTTTTGCTAAAGAGAACAACCTGGGAATGGAAGAGCTGGAAGAAATGTTAAAGCTGACAGAAAACGAATTAAATAAAGAAAAGAAAGAATAG